The genomic region gtatCATGATAACGCACACATCGCAAATTTCATAACtctgaagttacgccaactcaagtgggagacacgaAAGCACCCATCTTATAATCCTGATGTCTACCCATGTGATTATCACGCGTATGGTCCCTTAAAAGGCCTTCAAGGATCGGCGACTGTTGTCGAACAATGAGACAGCACTGACTTcgtcacgcagcaggacacagtgctTTACCAAATGGGTAGCATCAGCCTGGTATGTCGGTGGGATAATTACCTCAATGCTCACGGAGATTTTGCTTACTTGGCACACCGATTCTCGAGTGTAGGGGTTtcgaactgaaacttttttataCCCACTGTGTAGCTTGTGAGTTATATATTAATCAGTCTGCAAGGAAATTGGTTGCTATTTAGTTTGTtaaaaaaacagagacatatattCAAAGGAAGGAAATTCCTTGTTTTTATTAGAGTTTTTAAATAGTTTGCACAATATGTTTCAACTTAACGGCTGCTACGATGTATTTACAGACAACACGGGACGGTGCTCCTTAGTACTGGTAGCTGGCGTGTGACGTGGTGACGGCAGTGTGCGAGCTCTTGATTGGCGCGCCGTACAGCGCGGCTGGTGGCGGCGGGGCGGCCTTGGCGGGGGCAGCGACTACTGCGGGGGCGGCGAACAGTACGGGAGCCTTGGCGATGACgaccgcgggggcggcggggggcggCAGAGGCGCCAACCGCGGCAGGGCGGCGGGCAGCGGCACCAGGCGGCCTGCAACACCACGACAAGCAAGGCGAATGTAAGACTAAGGCGCGGAATGAGGCCGGTTTCACCTCCGTAAGACGCCGGCGACCTGTGTACCGGATTAGATAGTAAAAGTCTATGTCTTAGTTATGTGTTAAATTATTGAAATTGCTAACCGATTTCGGCTTTGCTGCCATCACCAGTCTCTTGTAATCGAGTCGAAACCGGTTATCAGTTTTAGTGAACTAACATGTGACCAAGAGAAAGATATTAAAGTAAAGAAACTCACGGaattccagtgtgggctgtaatcgtCGGATGGCAGAAAAAACTTGGCAGACATGCTAGTGCGTCAACGCAAACCGATTCGGAAACGATTAAAGCTGAAAAAAATTACCAGACGTTGAAAATACCgcatcagttgtaaatttcttggaCGTGTACTAGTGCGGGTGTGCTACCTATTCTGTGCTACCCCCCTGTTCTGCGCTCAGAGGTAGCACACCCCTAGAACACGTCCATTCCGGCGCTcggggggccacagcacagttgcgacacctgaagatgggtgtaTGAGAGCCCGAAATAGGTCTTGATCATAACAGAAATTTACAACTGATGCGGTATTTTCAACctgtgctataatgctcagttgcggatgttcctccaacaggattggTTGTATGAAAaacgttagttccaattttggccaccaggtgaaaatttgGTGCTGTGCAGCATTTGGTCTACGTctttggtgctcatattgaacaaattgtgtaaccgGTGCTATCAACATCTTGCCTTACTCACTTATTTAACTTTTACTGACCACATTCCTTTCCTAATCCATTACTTGAGTTCGGCACCTTAACACTCCCATTTGCATCCTACCTGCCATATCTATTATTGCTATGAAACGAGACAATTCGTAGTTTGGTGAAGACTTTCGCACAATTCATCTGGCTGAAAAAAGAATAATGATGAGTCAAATGGTTTTGGCGGTGTTTGAACTGAAGGTCTACAGAGTGGTCGAAAACAGTCTAGAAAGCTTGTAGGGTTTTACAGGGTATgatgtacagagaaataattgttTCGAATAAAAGTCGATACTTTGCACCGTTTCaaagttaattatcatttaatctCGGCAATGTGGACATTGCGAGCTCGAATTCAAGTGGTCCATCAGATGCAACAGCGTCAGTTGTTGTCACAGAGAAGATCATAGGAGGCGCGACTGCTCAGCCTCTGGCTCGGGTTTGCTCCTTAATACCGTTCCATTCCAGATTTtgtgtcgctctcttgttcggttttagaaaaccaaaggGAGAATACGAATGACGATACAGTCTATGGCGGGTTGCTTGAATTTGCGGTCGcaaaggcctgattggctaactttgaTGCTAAGTAACTGAGAAAGAGGGCAAATTTTCGAATTCATTTATTAGTATAAACTATGCTGCAACACGGTTACAAACTTTCCATACTGTTTCCGACCACAGTGTACGTGTATACTAAACAATAATGGTACCCTAACGCTTTTCTAGGGTATGTACTAAGTTCACTTTGCGTATGAAAGTgatcctgaagaagatctcagCAGATTGTTCGAGACGTCGATCGTTTAGAAGAAATATGAAGCGAcccaacaacccagaagatttaaaGATAAGTGGTTTGATACTCTTTAAGATGTTATTTCGTTCATTAGGTGACTTTACATCTCAGCAACTACGGCGACGCCGGAGTGGTACTGACCGGGCAGGGGCGCGGGTGCGGCGACCCTGGCGGGCGCGGGAGGCGGTGGCGCGCCGCCGGAGCGGGAGACGACGGCGTTGAAGCCGGCGCCGGGCGCGGCCGAGTACTGCACGGTGCGGACGGCGCCGTCCGGCTCGACGACGCTGTAGCTGCCCTGCACGGCGTCGCCGCTGCggctctcctgctgctgcttggcgtCGCCCGTCAGCGCGTCGCTCACGCTGTAGCTGAAGCTGTACTGCGGGTTCGGGTCGTAGTCCGCGTCAGCCCTGGCCGCCGCCAGCGCTCCTGTCGGCAACGGTGAGGATTAGTCGAGGCTACTCACTGCGCGTGCCGGTGATCAACTACCGTTACTGTTGCTCCCTCAGTGCTTGTTGACCAGCCCTCCAGAACACAACAGTGGACCATAAAAATAACTATTACAAGGAGGGAAGGAAGCTGAGCCAGtgacgttttatattatcgcgaaataagggagatagtgtgacagacatgatacgtgaattagagtggcaatcattaaaacaaaggcgtttctcgttgcgacgggatcttctcatgaaatttcaatcatcacttttctcctccgagtgcgaaaacagtctgttggcacccaccgacatagggagaaatgatcatcatgataaaataagagaaatcaaggctcccacggaaaaatttaagtgctcgtcttccccgcgtgccgttcgacagtggaacgctagagagacaggttgaagttggttcattaaaccctctggcaggcactttattgtgaatagcagagtaatcacatagatgtagatgtacttccctATAATTAGGCCCTTTATGCACTGACTGACAAAAGGACTGATTCAGTCGGAAAAGGAGGAGGAAACCAAATGgaaattaattgtttgagaagcatattactgagcttctcaaataatTGAGTtccgctacttttgctcttcgtataattgctaatcttgcaaACAAACTTGTCAACCACCTGCCATTATTTGCTTATTTCCATTCATTAATGCCGTGAGGAATAATTTACTTGAGTAGCTCATCACTTACAGAGAAACCATACATTGCTCAGCAGCGAGTAGTAAGAATAGCCTGAGGTGTTTACCCACGGTCTTCATGTATGTACCTGTGCAAGAGCTAGTCATTCTAACTGTACCAACACAATACACATATATTCGCTGATGAAATGAGTGATAAATaatctaagccggccgcggtggtctagcggttctggcgctgcagtccggaaccgcgggactgttacggtcgcaggttcgaatcctgcctcgggcatgggtgtgtgtgatgtccttaggttagttagttttaagtagttctaagttctaggggacttatgacctaagatgttgagtcccatagtgctcagagccataaataatctaacacaatctGACAAAAACAGTGGATACCTCCAACACGAGAGGGGAAAAGTATCCTTATCACTCATCATTAAAGCTACTATTTAAAGGGCACAGGGGAGTTCCAAAGGCCGgaattaaaaatttttgatcatttgcccaaaaaCTTAAAATGTCTTTTGTATACtgtctcattccacatcatttcgataaaagaatcattcaaatgatctatggaacatgtaactacagAACATGTAACTGTCTAACTTTCCCAAAATTCACTAAGGTAATCTTAAAAAATCgtttaaaatttctttcaaaaatgaataaaaaaattttaaggtcGTATCAGGTGTATAGAGGTCCCTTATCAAACAAGACAGCCAGTTTCACATCATGGTAGGCACATCTTCAGGAGAAAAAGCTTTTCACTTCATAAGGCTCGAGAAAATGTGCGATGGTGCAAAGTTCAATTTGTAAACCGATTAATTGTGCAATCTCTTAAAATTTTGATCATCGAGTCGTTAAACTGTAAATTATAATCATAAGTTGAGCGACAGCAAATAGGAAAGCTGTCTTATAATACATTCACGGTCTAAAAAGCAGACTCGCGTTTCCTTAAAATGCAGTCCCCATAAAAAGAGGAGTGCAGTTAGTACGTAGAAGGTCTCGGTCAGGTAGAAAAACCGTAGTTCCTGTCGATCACCAATAAAAGTATGCTAAGACACCGTGTGAGTTGAGAGGATTTCTGGTGTTATTTCAGTTATTGTAGAATCGAGCCAATTTTATGAAGAAGTAGGCAGTATGCGCCTACTTATCAGTTTGATGTTACACTCCTTCTGGTCTGGATACAAGTACTGGCTCGCTGGAGAAGGTTGTCACAAAACCATTGTAACGTCTACTAACGTGAAATTATCGATACAGAAACTGAGTAAATCAGTCTGTTGAAAATGACCACGGGATATGGTggtttacacgtttttctttcgaGAACACAGAATTCGTAACGAACACTCGAAATCTCCAGTAGCACAAGATACGTTACTATCAACAGAATGAATAAATGTGTGCGCTCACAAGAAATAATACAGGGAAAGATCAAGATAAAGAAGCAAAGAAAGACAGCTTATCAGTTAACGAAGGATATTTACAACAAAAGTCACTCTCGCCAAAATCAAAAGTTGAATACTACAACACTTTCATAAAACTGGAGTGTCTTTATGAAGCGGAATTTGTGCTCGTCAATAAAAAGGGAGAAGAAGTGGTGGTGGTGAAAAAGGAAAGGAAGGTATTGCGGAAAATACTTAGTCCAAGAAAAGTTGGAGTACATAAATGAGAAGAAGTAATGATGCAATCCACTCTCAAAGTGGAAAACTATATCATACTCAGGGAAAGGAGAGTTACTTTTTATGGTCACTTGGTTTGACGGAACCGGGGAAGACTGACTAAAAAACAATATTTGGACATTTCGACAAAAATGCCAAAACACTGATGAATAGGTCCAGGTAAATGGAACAGGACTTAGCAGCAATTACAGATACAAAAGCAGAAATTATACATAGGGCAGATTTTAATAAACAAGATTAGAAAGTTCGGGGGTTCGGTCGAGAAAAAAGCACATCACTGTGTAGACAaatgaaagaaggaaaaaacacagtGAATTAGTAAAAAAACAGTGTAGGGGCTGAAAAACCATAAAAAAGGCACAGATGACCGAAATCgaagaaaaaagaaataagaaataaaagtaaACTTTACGTAATGGCAACATTTTTTGGGGGGATCAGGGTCAGTAACTGAATATACTTGTAATTCATTAATTAAGGTTCCCATCAGCTCTGTTCATGCTACTTTTATTAGTAACCATGTTCGAACATTTTTTCGTTATCAAACCATTACCTCCGTTTGTAATGTTTCACTGTAGATAATACATTTCTTTTTGCATCAGATCAATATAACAATTCATATTTGACTGTGTTACTATAGTCTTGGTACATTCAAAATCCGGATTTCGAATGTACCAAGAGAATCGTAATACAGTCGAACAACATTTGTTACACCAATCTGATGTAAAACAGCATTGTGTTACATTATTATCATAATACTATTATAATAAAAACGTTATATGCAAGTCAAATGGGAGCCTCAATTAATTATTTACAAAGTTAACTTCGTTGTAGGACTTATGAAGAAGCATAGTTAGCAGACAGTGGTGTCAGCTTGCAGACGGGTGCTGCTGCCTTACCTGGAAGCGCCGGGGCCGCGCGGACAGCGGGAGCCGCCGAGTAGGAGACGGCCGGCGAGCCGAGGAAGCCCGCTGTAGCCACGCCCACCGCCGCACACACGCACAGAAGCACCGCCTGCGGGAAACACAGCTTCTGTCACTATGTGAACAATGTAAAAGCAGAGCTCTAAACGTGACCCCCATCGTCGCTATAGTTTATACTTTGTGTTTCCTGTACGGCACACGCGCTTTTTGCGGCGTTTACAGTGTCAGGTCGCTACCGGCTTTAACAGAGAAAAAACAAGACGAGAGTTTAGCTGTTTCTTACATAGCGCACACTGTTGTGTACTTGAGCCTGTGTAGGTTTTGGGTAACGGGAGAGACATACAAGTCGGCAGTCAGCAATATGTTAGGCAGTCGGCAGTAAGATGTTAGGCATGCCCCTATTCAGCAACATCTTTATCCCGCTACAAATCTTCATTACTGCAGAGTGTCCACATACTGTTATTCACCCGCGGAAATAATCTCTTCGCTACAAACTTCAGAGTTTCGTTGGTAACTTGGAGAAATTTATTCACTTGTGACAGTTCAAAATAGTTCGCCAGACGGGAATCCATGTGCGAGCTTTCGCGAACAGTGCGGAACAAATTTCACTACCCTAACATGCTCCACAGACCGTTAGAGAGACTCAGCTTGTTACAGGGGTTTCCAGATTTCTCTAAAACTGCACAGATGCTTGTTCTTGAGACTATAAGCCAGGTATAACCGATATGACGAGGAATGAGGACCCTGCGCAGACCTAGTGATATACGTGAGACTTCAGCACACATTTAGTGAAGAGAGAGACTTCAGAAACTATTATATCCCCTTGTACCCCGGTTTTGTTCCACAGAATTGTATGGGAGTCAAGCAAAGACTGCGGGAAAACTCGAAAAGAGGCGAATCCAAGCGGCTGAGATGTGATGCTGTATGATATTTCAAACTAGGTGAACTTataaggaatgaggaagctctccacagaatcggcgcagAAAGGATCCTACGGAAATACAGGAAAGAAGAAGCATCATGATCATAGAATATGCGTTAAGACACCaggcaataacttccatgttactatagAGACCTGTAGGGAAAGAGAGAGatctgaatacatccagcatataatcgAGTACGTAGCGTGCAAGTActgtctgagaagaagaggttggcacaagaaacGAATTCGTAGTGAGCCACATCGGACCAGCCCGAAGACTAATGACTAAAAAGACTTCCGTTAAAAACGGCAAACGATACGCACGTCCTCTAATTCAGTATTAAGCGACATTTGCTCATAAGAATCTGTTTAGTCGGAGGGATAGTGATCAAGTTAGTAAGATAGTGAAAAGTAACCTAACCTGCTTATTTCTCTCTCTATCTTTGTTATGAGATGAGCTATTTTCTAACCCAAAGATTCTGGTATCGAAATCTTATCGTTGAGATTCGTAACGCAGCACCTCGCTCACCTGAGAAGCCATGATGAGTGTTTCTTCAGTTGACCGAGATGGGAGGGACTGACGACTCCAGACGAAGTGCTGCCCCTTATATAGTCCACCAGAGCCCCTCCCACGCGACTGACCACTGCCACATGTGATCCGAGAGCGCCCGCTCTGGAGCACAGTCTCACCTTGAGAAACACGCAGAATGACGAAACCGACCCGTCCAGTTTCTGGCAATGGCATCAGACGCACCTCCAAATCTTCTTTCCCAAGTCGGCCTCTGCGCTGCATTACGACTTTACTTCGCCAAGACGCCAGCTTAATGATCAAAGAGAATACGATGTCTGCCTCATTCAGTGTGAAGTCTTTGGCAACCAGGCAGCCAGTCAGTGACAAAAATCTGCCACTAGCAACAtgctgaaatgtgaaataaatggtTAATAGTTTAAAACTTGCTGACTAAAATtggattaagattttttttttttaaaaaaaagtacatcATGGTCACCTTcgaatattaaaatttttcattttgaaaACACAATATTACATTTTTATCTTTTAGTTATTTTCAAGTAGAAGACAGAGATAATTTTGTGCCTTAGTGCGCATCACAATTTTAAAATGTGACACATATTCTGAAGCACGTAAAAGATAAAAGCCGAAATTCCAACATTACAGTTTCAAAATAAATAAGTGCAACATGAACACTAAATACATTTCCAACTGCCACGATCGCTAAAATTTATTATTCTTGCAGATCATATATTTTGGCAGTTCTCTATTACTGTCTTCGGAGCTAAGATTATATCATTACATCTTACAGTAAGTAGTACTATTCAATGTACGTCCATGTTGTATAGCACCACTTACTGAACTGAAGAAGATGattgtgtaatgatgtaaaaacagacCAGAAGATGGCAACACAGAATTGCCGAAATCGGTAATCtatatgaataaataattttagcgATCTTGACAGCTGAAAAATGTATTCGCTGTtgataatacgagggctgttcgaaaagtaagatccgatcggtagCAAAATGGAAATTAGAGCGAAAATCAAAACAGTTTTATTAATTGCAGTTAGCTACATCTTcagctacttctccacatagttgactctacgacttagacatttgtcggagcgttgcacgaactttccaataccctcgtcatagagggCTGACACTTGTGCTTTCCACCATTTTtatacgctggtctgcagttcgttgtctgttcaaaaatggctctgagcacaatgggacctaacttcttaggtcatcagtcccctagaacttagaactacttaaacctaactacctaaggacatacacacacatccatgcccgaggcaggattagaacctgcgaccgtagcggtcgcgcggttccagactgtagcgcctagaaccgcttggccaccccggccggctcgttgtctgtgccaaaacatgGTCTTCATAGCCAGGGGTCGATGTGAGCAgtgatgaacatcagagggagacAAACCCGGGCTGTATGATGGGTGACCAAattttcccatcgaaaacgctgcaggtgtgTCCTGTTTGCCCCTGCAGTTTGTGATCGAGAATTACCATGAAGAAGAATATGTACGACAGACCCGTTATGTGGTGTTGCATGAAATCAGTCAAAATCTCTCAGCGGATACCCGTATTTGACGGGAGACATTATTGAACTAGGTATCTTTACGGGCTATCTTCCTCATTTTGTGCACAGAATTGAAACAGCGACGTGACACGATCAAcaggcatattagagacactgcccagcacatctgtgcaaagcttcattggattttcactgtcgtttgcaTTTCACGATattcagtatgtgatcaaaagtatccggacacccccaaaaatatacgtttttcatattagtgttgtactgccacctactgccaggtactccatatcagggacctcccgcgcgactgctacggtcgcaggttcgaatcctgcctagggcattgatgtgtgtgatgtccttaggttagttaggtttaagtagttctaagttctaggggactgatgacctcagatgttaagtcccacagtgctcagagccatttgaaccagggacctcagtagtcaacagacaccgtgagagagcagaatggagcgatccgcgaaactcacggacttcg from Schistocerca cancellata isolate TAMUIC-IGC-003103 chromosome 7, iqSchCanc2.1, whole genome shotgun sequence harbors:
- the LOC126092280 gene encoding cuticle protein 7-like, with protein sequence MASQAVLLCVCAAVGVATAGFLGSPAVSYSAAPAVRAAPALPGALAAARADADYDPNPQYSFSYSVSDALTGDAKQQQESRSGDAVQGSYSVVEPDGAVRTVQYSAAPGAGFNAVVSRSGGAPPPPAPARVAAPAPLPGRLVPLPAALPRLAPLPPPAAPAVVIAKAPVLFAAPAVVAAPAKAAPPPPAALYGAPIKSSHTAVTTSHASYQY